One genomic segment of Rivularia sp. PCC 7116 includes these proteins:
- a CDS encoding TrkH family potassium uptake protein, whose protein sequence is MNSYTKTILRDIGLFLHVPAIMAFFSIPVCLLWGEFYAILPFIICGIIPLIIGQLLYRLFSRGAEETKIRHAMITAALCWLIVPIIGAIPFLMVASNLAAASETSQTILNFQNPWNALFEAFSGFTSTGLSVALRASQLPRSLQWWRSFMEWIGGVGVIVLVISLLETTTDAYQLYSSEGREKRIASNVQATARRIWWIYLIYTIASIFIFRIAGMPWWDALNHGMAGMSTGGFSVRDDSIGSYSSIIQMAVIPTMIIGAVSFPVHYRLLTKGRFSALWSDNQHQALWLLLASGIAFLGLINYSFFGSPLWLHTVFQWASAFGTCGFNTIDLYDWSNSAKLLLTLAMIVGGTAGSTVGGFKLNRLVFLSKGAVWRLRRISLKSDESMSYRLDGEVLNETEATRKIEAAAVLGFLWIVILIIGVFILLQLALPDYSLSDVLFESASALGSVGLSVGITSPELPWLGKLTLIIFMWMGRLEIIPVLILFSEVGKKIRGKS, encoded by the coding sequence ATGAATTCTTACACTAAAACCATTCTTCGCGATATCGGTTTATTTCTTCACGTACCGGCAATAATGGCTTTCTTCTCAATACCGGTTTGTTTATTATGGGGTGAATTTTATGCAATATTACCTTTCATAATCTGCGGTATTATACCTTTAATAATTGGACAACTACTATACCGTTTATTTTCTCGTGGCGCTGAGGAAACAAAAATTAGGCACGCTATGATTACTGCGGCTTTATGTTGGTTAATTGTACCAATTATCGGAGCAATCCCATTTTTAATGGTAGCCTCTAATTTAGCGGCAGCTTCTGAAACATCTCAAACTATTCTAAATTTTCAAAACCCTTGGAATGCTTTATTTGAAGCTTTCTCTGGGTTTACTAGTACTGGTTTATCGGTTGCACTTCGCGCCAGTCAACTACCTCGTAGTTTGCAGTGGTGGCGAAGTTTTATGGAATGGATTGGTGGTGTAGGAGTTATAGTTTTAGTGATATCGTTATTAGAAACTACTACTGATGCTTATCAACTTTATTCCAGTGAAGGAAGAGAAAAAAGAATTGCATCTAACGTGCAAGCTACAGCCAGAAGAATTTGGTGGATTTATTTAATATATACGATTGCTAGTATTTTTATATTTAGAATTGCCGGAATGCCTTGGTGGGATGCATTAAACCACGGAATGGCAGGAATGTCTACCGGAGGGTTTAGCGTTCGCGATGATAGTATTGGTTCTTATTCTTCAATAATTCAAATGGCTGTTATTCCGACTATGATTATCGGAGCTGTTAGTTTCCCCGTTCACTATCGGTTGTTAACAAAAGGACGTTTCTCAGCATTATGGAGCGATAATCAACATCAGGCTTTATGGCTTTTATTGGCTAGCGGAATTGCTTTTTTAGGTTTGATAAATTACAGCTTTTTCGGTTCTCCTTTATGGCTGCATACAGTTTTTCAATGGGCTTCTGCTTTTGGGACTTGCGGGTTTAATACTATTGATTTATATGATTGGAGCAACAGCGCCAAATTACTACTAACTTTAGCTATGATTGTCGGTGGTACTGCGGGTTCTACTGTTGGTGGATTTAAGCTGAATAGATTGGTATTTTTATCTAAAGGAGCAGTTTGGAGACTTCGCAGAATTTCTTTGAAATCTGATGAATCAATGAGTTATAGGCTTGATGGTGAAGTTTTGAATGAAACGGAAGCCACCCGTAAAATAGAAGCAGCAGCAGTTTTGGGTTTTTTATGGATAGTAATATTAATTATTGGCGTATTTATTTTATTACAGTTAGCGTTACCAGACTATAGTTTGAGCGATGTTTTGTTTGAATCTGCCTCCGCTTTAGGAAGTGTGGGTTTATCCGTAGGTATAACCAGTCCCGAACTACCTTGGTTGGGAAAACTAACTTTAATTATATTTATGTGGATGGGAAGATTAGAAATTATCCCAGTTTTGATTCTTTTCTCTGAAGTTGGGAAGAAAATAAGAGGAAAGAGCTAA
- a CDS encoding universal stress protein, whose amino-acid sequence MTFQKILVALELSPRDESVFSEALNLAKNVGAQLSLIHCLSDLTEMAMMSQTGLDTGYAIPVTPSASTMSPAMVNIDLIKEANITKHQQVEKHLALYQKQASSLGVSVECKCYESTGNTGSQICRIAQDLNVDLIILGRKGHNAIAEALLGSVSNYVLHHAPCAILVIQ is encoded by the coding sequence ATGACTTTCCAAAAAATCCTTGTAGCTCTAGAACTTTCACCCAGAGACGAATCAGTATTTTCTGAAGCATTAAATTTAGCTAAAAATGTCGGAGCGCAACTAAGTTTAATTCACTGTTTGTCCGATCTAACGGAAATGGCAATGATGTCTCAAACGGGATTAGATACTGGATATGCTATACCTGTAACCCCTTCTGCAAGTACTATGTCTCCAGCAATGGTGAATATAGACTTAATAAAAGAAGCCAATATTACTAAGCATCAGCAAGTTGAAAAACATTTAGCACTGTATCAAAAACAAGCTTCTTCACTGGGTGTTTCTGTCGAATGTAAATGTTATGAATCCACAGGAAATACAGGTTCTCAAATTTGCAGAATTGCTCAAGATTTAAATGTAGACTTGATAATTTTGGGTCGCAAAGGGCATAACGCTATTGCTGAAGCCTTATTAGGTAGCGTTAGCAATTACGTACTTCATCATGCACCTTGCGCTATCTTGGTCATTCAATAA
- a CDS encoding general stress protein: MTSEYKRAVGVFTTRKDAESALQELKESNFPMDKVSVIARQPEESEDIAGIEVKENVGNKADEGAATGAFTGGALGGITGLLVGLGMLAIPGVGPIMLAGAEATAIATTVAGGAIGAASGGLVGALLGLGIPEERAKVYSELVSKGSYLVAVKGTEAQISQAQDILSRRGIKEWGVYDIPTSPADEMEGKVLGNYKYIVGVYRMRHNLKDAISAMRDTNFPMTQMYVVEKNPPPFASINSIDVKANLENYAGLGISAERKRHYDQLLERGNYLIVLSGNDDEIAEAESVLKQHSIEDLSIHDPAMISVSSEQ, encoded by the coding sequence ATGACATCCGAATATAAGAGAGCAGTTGGTGTTTTTACGACTCGCAAAGATGCAGAAAGTGCATTACAAGAATTGAAAGAATCTAACTTTCCCATGGATAAAGTTTCTGTAATTGCACGGCAACCGGAAGAAAGCGAGGATATTGCAGGTATCGAAGTTAAGGAAAATGTCGGGAATAAAGCCGATGAAGGGGCTGCTACTGGAGCTTTTACCGGTGGTGCTTTAGGAGGAATTACCGGTTTACTCGTAGGTTTGGGAATGTTAGCAATACCAGGTGTAGGTCCAATTATGCTAGCGGGTGCAGAAGCAACTGCGATCGCAACTACGGTAGCAGGAGGGGCAATCGGTGCTGCTAGTGGGGGATTAGTTGGAGCGCTACTAGGTTTAGGAATTCCTGAAGAACGAGCAAAGGTATATAGCGAGCTTGTTTCAAAGGGTAGTTATTTAGTCGCTGTCAAAGGAACTGAAGCACAAATCAGTCAGGCTCAAGACATTTTGAGTCGTCGGGGTATTAAAGAATGGGGTGTATATGATATTCCCACTTCTCCAGCAGACGAGATGGAAGGGAAAGTTTTAGGTAACTATAAATATATAGTTGGTGTATATCGAATGCGTCACAACCTGAAAGATGCAATTAGTGCCATGAGAGATACTAATTTTCCTATGACGCAAATGTATGTAGTAGAGAAAAATCCCCCACCTTTTGCAAGTATCAATTCCATTGATGTGAAAGCTAATCTAGAAAACTATGCCGGTTTGGGAATATCCGCAGAAAGAAAAAGACATTACGACCAATTATTAGAAAGGGGTAATTATTTAATAGTGCTGAGTGGAAACGATGATGAAATAGCTGAAGCTGAATCAGTTTTAAAACAACATAGTATTGAAGATTTAAGCATTCACGATCCTGCCATGATATCAGTGAGCAGTGAGCAGTGA